The Arthrobacter sp. FB24 nucleotide sequence GACCTCGGAGTTCTGGTTGCCTTGGCGCAGAATGCGGCCGTGGCGTTGTTCGACGTCGGAGGGCCGCCAGGGGGCGTCCATATCGACCAGGTGCACGGCGCGTTTTTGAATGTTGGTGCCAACACCCATTTTTGAGGTCGATCCCATCAGCACGGCGATCTGGCCGGAGCGGGCGGCGGCGAAGAGCCGGCCTTTCTCGGTGTCATTCTTGGCTTCGTGGATGAACCGGACCATGTGTTCGGGCACGCCGCGGCGCCGTAGCTGGTCTTTGAGTTCGCCGTAGACGTTCCACCGGTCAGAGGGTGTGCCGAAGTCGCAGAACACCAGTTGCAGGGCTCCGGGCACGGGGTCCGGTTCTCCGGTTTTCGGGTCGGTGTAAATGCGGTCCTTGTGTTCTTCGTACACGCTGGCCAGCAGGTCAGCGGTGGCGCTGATCTTGGTGGACCCCTGCTGGGACAATGCGGGGTCAACGAGTCGCATGTCCAGGGCGGCCTTCCGGCCGTCCGAGGAGACTTTGAGCATGTTGTCTTCCTCGGCGTCCACGAGCTTTTGCTGGATGCGGTCCACCCGCTGGCCGATGTCCTGGATGTACTCCCGCAGTTCCGGGCTGGGTTCCACGGTGAGCATGTTCGGCTGCCGCAGCCCGTCCCCGTCCCGTGCGGCGAGGGCCGGTACGGGGAGCTTCAGGTCCTCGGCGGTCTTCACGTCCGCGAAGGTGTGGAACATCTTCAACAGTTCGGGGACGTTCTGGAATTTCGCGAACCGGCTCTTGAGTTTGAACCGGTCGCCGCCGGCGACGGAGAGTTCCATTTCCTCGACGACCTGCCCGAAGGTTGCTGCCCAGGTGTTGAAGTCCTGGATTCCGGCAGCCTGGAGCAGGTCCGGGCGCAGGTAGCGCTGCATGACGTACATTTCCGTGACGGAGTTGGCGATGGGTGTCGCTGTGGCTCCGGTGATCACCCGCCGGCCCTCGCGCTGGCGCAGGAACTCTGTCTTCATATGCAGGTCCGATGCACGGTTGGAACCTTGGATTCCGGCGCCGGGGATGTTGCTGGGCGTCTCCAGGTTCTTGTAGTCGTGCAGCTCGTCCACCACGAGGTAGTCAATGCCGGTTTCCTCGAAGCTGATTCCCGGATCGGCGGCGGTATCGAGCTTGGCTTTGAGGCTTTCCTCCCGTCCCAGGACCACCTTTTCGAGCCGTTTGACGATGCTCGCGCTGGGCTGTCCGTTGACCTGGCCGCTGTCCCTGACTGCTTCCAGCTCGGCCCGCGCCTGGGCGACTTCGGCCCTCATGTACGAGACTTCCGCTTCGGGGCTGAGGCTCACGCGCTGGAACGCGGTGCGGGTCATGACGACGGCGTCCCACTCGTTGGCGGCCGCGCGGGCCACGAACTGCCGGCGCTTATCCCCGGCAAGGTCATTCGAGGATGCTGCGAGGATCCGGGCCTGCGGGTAGATCTGGAGCCATTCGCGGGCGAACTGTTCGAGCATGTGGTTGGGGATCACGACGGCGGGCTTGTTGACCATACCCAGACGGCGCAGTTCCATCACGCCCATGACCATCTCGGCGGTCTTTCCCGCCCCGACCTGGTGGAACAGGCCCACGGCAGGCTCCGAGAGCATCCGGGCCACGGCCGCGCGCTGGTGCGGGCGGGGGGAGAAGTCCTTGGCCATCCCGGGCAGCGTCAGCCGCTCCCCCTCGGTGGTGTAGTCGCGCAGCACGATGGAATTGAAGCGGCGGTTGTATTCGCCGATGAGACGGGTGGCCCGTTCGGGTTCTTCCCATACCCATTCACTGAAACGCTCCTGCAGCATCTGGGCTTTTTCCTGGGCCGCTGCGGTTTCTGTGGGGTTCAGGATGCGGCGCTTGTCCTCTCCTTCGTCCGTGACACGCACCGGGCGCTGTTCCAGGACCTGCTTGAGGACGTCGGAGGCGGGCATCCGCTGGGTGCCCCAGTTGCTGGTGGCGGCCAGGGTGTGGCGGTTGGCTTTGACGTCCCACATGGAGCCGGCTGCGTTGGAGACGGTGGCGTAGGGGTCGTTGAGGATTTCCCGGACAAATTCCTGGTGGGTGTCTGCGTCGATCCAGACCGCACCGAGGCGGGCTTCCACCTCATCCATGCGCAGCGGTTCCGGCATGGCTTCGGTGAGGGCCTGGACGTTGACGGCGAACCGATCATCGGAGAGCGCGGCTGCCTGGGCAATTTCAAGCTTCTCCCGCACGTTCCCGGAAAGGTATTCGGCCCGGGTCTGGAAACTCTCCCCGGTGCCGGGGATCTGGTAGATGCTCTCCCCCATGGCGGCCCGGGCGTCATCAGCACTGATGCCCAGCAGGGATGCTGCGTAGTCCAGGTCAACCTCGCCCACGGTGTCGAGGGTGACGGTGAGGGCTTCTTCTGCCGTGTCCACGCCAAGGACCGGTCGGCGCGGCTGGACCTGACGGGTCGAAAGCAGGGCGGCCGGTGCAGCTGTCTGCGTCGCTTCATCGAAGTTTTCCAACGCCATTACCAGAGGACCGAACGGGTCGCGGGAGACGATGGAGACTGCCTTGGGCGTCATGCGGGCCTGGATGGGCTCCTGCGTCTCTTCATCCACGCGCCCTGTATTCCGGAGCGTGTAGCGGTTGATCGGCCCGTAGGTTTCCGCGTACCGGCCGTAGGCGCTCTTCAGTTCCTCACGGAGCCCATCAATGCCGGCGGTGTCCTCGCGGCTTTCGGCCTCTGCGGTGAGCAGCAGCCGGGCGCTGTCGCGCAGCCCCAGCAGGGCCCTAAGTTCAGCGGCCTGGGTCTTCGGTACTGCCAACTCGGTGTGTGAGCCTTTTTCGACAACGGTAAAGCCGCTGTCAGCGGCGCTGATGTGGCCGTCCCACTCATGGGCGGCCGCCGGAACATAGGCGGCCCGCTGGCGCTCCTGGTCAGCGGTCCGCTCGGTCATCATCATTCCGGCGGTCCGGGCCTCGCGTACGACGTCGGCCAGGGCCGCGTTCAGCCGTTCCGGGACGGCGGAGAGCTCATCGGTGGTGAGCTGCAGGGTTTCGGCCCCGTACATGCCGTGGCTGACGTGCAGTTCGCCAAGGAGCCGTGCGGGGTATTCGTCGAAGTAGGAGTTCAGGCGGGTGATGGTTCCGTCGATCTGGCGGGCCGTGACGGTTTCCCAGAGGGTGGATGCCGGTTCCTGCCCGGGTTCCCGGCGGCGGAAGATCAGCAGGTCCGTCATGGCATCGGTGCCTGCAGCCTTGCGGTGTGAGCCGGTGGGTAGCCGGACGGCGCCCACGAGGTCGGCCAGCTGGTTCATTTCCCGGCGGGCTGAGGGATTTGTGCCGTCCAGGGTGAAGCTGGACGTCAGCACGGCGACCATCCCGCCCGGGCGGGTCAGTTCCAGGGATTTGAGTATGAAGTGGTTATGGATTGAATGGCCGCCGGCGTTGTGGCGGGGATCGTGCAGGGTGACGTTCGCGAAGGGTACGTTGCCGATAGCCAGGTCGAAGTGCCCGGTCGGCAGCTTGGTATCGGCAAAGGACTCGGCCCGGACGGTGGCCTCGGGGTAAAGGGCCTGGGAGATGGCCGCGGTGGTTGGATCCAGTTCCACACCGGTCATCTCGGCGGCATCCGGGGCGAAGCCCATGAAGGTGCCAACACCGGATCCCGGTTCCAGAACAGCGCCCCCGGTGAAGCCGAGCTCCTGGACGGTGGACCACATGGCCTGCACGTAGGCGGCGTCCGTGTAGTGGGCGTTGATCGTGGTCCTGCGGGCCGCGTCGTACTCGACCTCCCTCAGGAGGCTGCGAAGATGCTCACGGTCCCCGGCATATTCCTCGCGGGACTCATCGAAGATTTGGAAGACGCCTTGCGCTCCCCAACTCCCCCACCGCCCCAGTGACGCTTTCTCAGCCTCCGTGGCCTGGCGGTCCTCGCTCTGCAGCGTCCGCAGTACTTCAAGGGCTGCCAGGTTCGCCCGGATGCGGCTGCGGGCACCCGATGGTGCCAGGTCGTCCTGGGATGAGGGGCGGAACCTGTCGGGATCGGTGGCTAGAGTTGCTCCCTGAGCCTCTGCACCTCGGCCATAAACTCCAGGTGTTCCTGGATACTCGGGTTCACGTACTCGTCCTCCTCGTCCTCCGTCTCCGGTGGCGAGAGCAGGTCGTAACGGACGATCTCCTCGGCCTGGTTCCGCGCCGCGTTCAACCGGCCGACCTTCTCCAGATACCCCTCGCCCTGAGGATCCGGTCCCGCGATCTTCAGCAGCAACCCGTCCACCTGTTCCTGGGCTTCCTCCCCCAGCTTGGTGAAGAAGTCCTCCGGGTCCTGGATCTGGCTGTAGCGCGTCGGACTTGCTGCCTTCCAGGCTTCCTGAGCCTGCCTGCCGTACTTGTTCATCACGATCCTCCTCTGGTGCCGCCCACAGAGCCTCAAAGCTCAGCTGACCATCTACTTGCTTCTTACGCCCTGCCATGACCGAACCCCTCTACTGAAAATATTTCAGTATTCACGGTAGTCGGGTTGAAGGTGCATTGCCTTCCACGATGCGCGGATCGGCAGCGCGGCGACCTTGGGTTGATAATTCTGTCTAGACGGAATTATTTTTTTAGACGATCTCGTATCGCTTCATCAAGGAAGTCTGTAATCGTGATTCCGTATTCCTCGATGTAAGCATCCATTTCGTCGCGGAGGCCGATCTCGATCTTGGATGAAAACGGCTCCATCCTTCTCTTGCCTCTCGGCCGGCCCGGGCCCGGCCCTCTCGTACCAACAGGCTCGAGATTTGCCTGGGCCGACCGCGCCTCGACAACGGGCTGCACATCAGGCCTCAACGATGGTGCTTCCGCTCTAGACGTTAGGACATCAACAACATCGCCCGCTGGCGCCTTTCGAATGGATGACTTTCTATCGACGGCCATCTACTTCTCCCCATCCAAGTACCGTGCGTGGGCGACAAACTTCTCTGTCATGATGGCCGCTCCCCTGCTGTTGATTTTTGTCAGCGGCGCCCTACTGCTGATGGAATCCTGCATCGCCGTCCTAAGGGGCAGGTGCGGATCCATCACGTCGCTGCCATACTCCGCTTCCAGTTCGCCGATCTGGAACGCGTGCTCGCCGGTCAGTGGTGAGCTGGTTTTGTTGATGATGATGCCGATGAATTCCAGGGCAGGGTTCAGGTGAGGCAGCGACTGCACCTTCTTGACCGTTTCCAGGAATTCAGTCACTCCCTTGACGGAGAATGCGGCCGGCTCGGTCACAACCACGACTCGGTCAGCCCAGATCAGTCCATTCAGGGTTAGCCTCCCGAGAGCTGGCGGCAAATCAATGAGGACGTGGTCGTACTCTTCTAGTTCCTCTGCACCCCAAGCGGCAGCCTTGAGCCGCATCTCAGGAGTCATTATGCTTTCGGACTCCAGCCGCGCCAGCGACTCGGAACTCGGGATCAGGTCAATGCCAGCCCACGAGGTCGTGGTGATAGCTTGCCCGAGAGTACCGGCCTCCCCGCCGTAGAGGACGTCAAAAATGTCAAACTCTCCAGCCCCCTCAAGCGCGTCTGTGACGTTGGCCTGGGGATCCAGATCGATGACTAGAACTTTCTTGCCGATCAGCCGGAGCCCGGTGGCAAGTCCGAGGGTCACTGACGTCTTGCCCACCCCGCCCTTTCGGTTGCCTATGGCAGTCACTTTCATGTTGCTCCTTCGTTTGAATACAGACTGACAGATTGATAGATGTACGTCAATCTATCAATCTGTCATGACAGAATTATTTATGTAGTAAAAAAATTTCCATACTACGCGCGCTATGCCTCGTGCAGGTCTGCAGTCCACGGTCATCCTCTGGCATCGACCGACGCGCCCTCCTGAAATCTAAAGGCTCTGATGCAACGTGGCTCCTTCAAAGCCGGCAAGGCCCGATTGATAGACGTGCATCAATCCGTCAATCTGTCATGACAGAATTATTTAAATACATGGTTTACGCCGCCATAGCTTGATCCTCTCAACGTTCTGGGTCAGGCTCCGCCGCACAAAGAACATCGTTGCCGCCGAGCCAATTTATACCGGCAGTATTTGTTAAAGGTTCCATGATCGTGCAGAGCTTCAGGCCACTCGCCACAACGTCCCACCCCAATCCAGTTCACTTTCGGAGGGAGGGATCCAGTAGAGGTCCGATTCGCCGTCTTCCACTTCGTGTTCTGCAAGTTCAGGTACCAAGTTCCTGTCCAGCCATGCGTGCCAGGCCGCGCGCTGCAGTCGATGCCGGCGGATCTGCTCTGCTGCATCGTCAAGCGCCCCGAGCCGGCGGGCCAGCGCGGTAAGGCTTGTTGCGGCCGTAATTGCCCATTGTCCGTGCCGACGTTCGATCATGTTGTAGCTGCACATGACACCCAAGGCCGATTCAACGGCTGTACGACTGAGACCTGTAGACCGGACGATTCCTGCCGTGGTCGGGGAGAGGCGTCCGCGTTCGATAGATTCGTAGACCAAGGCAGCGGCGTCACCCAGGGCCCGGAACACAGGGCGGATGCCATGGATTTTTCCGCTGCGCCAGGAGAGTTCCCGGGCAAGTTGTTCAAAGTGCCGAGGGAGCTGGATCACGTATGCATCAGCGTTGCGGCCGCGGGCATCGGAGACTTTAGTCAGGATGCCATCTGAGGCTTGTTCGAGCGTCCGAAGGAGCCTGGCGACGGTGCCATGGTGTTTGCCCATGGCGGTAGCAAAAGTACGGCAGCCTACATCCAACAGATCGGTCTCCATGGTTCGCATGTAGCCAAGTACGGCCCGGAGCAGCAGGCGCAGGCTAAGGCCCTCGCGGCCGTGTTCTTTCAGCCGGTGGTCTAAGACTGCGTAGAGGACATTTTCGAGATCGTTCACGAGCTGGTGTGTGCCAGCCTTGCTGCTAGGTCTGCTGGCCCCCCCTGTGGGTTTTGGAGGGCTTGTGTCGTTAATACGGGTAGTCCTTTTCCCTGTTGGCGGGGTTCCCCGTTTTTGGATCCACCGGCAGGCCTCGGCCCACTCTTTGTCGATCAGGCGTTCCTGCCGGTCGGTGTTGGCATAGAGGGCCGCGAGGCCGGGGAACTGG carries:
- a CDS encoding helicase-related protein, which translates into the protein MWSTVQELGFTGGAVLEPGSGVGTFMGFAPDAAEMTGVELDPTTAAISQALYPEATVRAESFADTKLPTGHFDLAIGNVPFANVTLHDPRHNAGGHSIHNHFILKSLELTRPGGMVAVLTSSFTLDGTNPSARREMNQLADLVGAVRLPTGSHRKAAGTDAMTDLLIFRRREPGQEPASTLWETVTARQIDGTITRLNSYFDEYPARLLGELHVSHGMYGAETLQLTTDELSAVPERLNAALADVVREARTAGMMMTERTADQERQRAAYVPAAAHEWDGHISAADSGFTVVEKGSHTELAVPKTQAAELRALLGLRDSARLLLTAEAESREDTAGIDGLREELKSAYGRYAETYGPINRYTLRNTGRVDEETQEPIQARMTPKAVSIVSRDPFGPLVMALENFDEATQTAAPAALLSTRQVQPRRPVLGVDTAEEALTVTLDTVGEVDLDYAASLLGISADDARAAMGESIYQIPGTGESFQTRAEYLSGNVREKLEIAQAAALSDDRFAVNVQALTEAMPEPLRMDEVEARLGAVWIDADTHQEFVREILNDPYATVSNAAGSMWDVKANRHTLAATSNWGTQRMPASDVLKQVLEQRPVRVTDEGEDKRRILNPTETAAAQEKAQMLQERFSEWVWEEPERATRLIGEYNRRFNSIVLRDYTTEGERLTLPGMAKDFSPRPHQRAAVARMLSEPAVGLFHQVGAGKTAEMVMGVMELRRLGMVNKPAVVIPNHMLEQFAREWLQIYPQARILAASSNDLAGDKRRQFVARAAANEWDAVVMTRTAFQRVSLSPEAEVSYMRAEVAQARAELEAVRDSGQVNGQPSASIVKRLEKVVLGREESLKAKLDTAADPGISFEETGIDYLVVDELHDYKNLETPSNIPGAGIQGSNRASDLHMKTEFLRQREGRRVITGATATPIANSVTEMYVMQRYLRPDLLQAAGIQDFNTWAATFGQVVEEMELSVAGGDRFKLKSRFAKFQNVPELLKMFHTFADVKTAEDLKLPVPALAARDGDGLRQPNMLTVEPSPELREYIQDIGQRVDRIQQKLVDAEEDNMLKVSSDGRKAALDMRLVDPALSQQGSTKISATADLLASVYEEHKDRIYTDPKTGEPDPVPGALQLVFCDFGTPSDRWNVYGELKDQLRRRGVPEHMVRFIHEAKNDTEKGRLFAAARSGQIAVLMGSTSKMGVGTNIQKRAVHLVDMDAPWRPSDVEQRHGRILRQGNQNSEVRISQVVTKESFDSFMWQGLERKSRFINQIMRGRLDVREIEDIGDNTLNFAQAKAITSGNPLVMEKAVADQELARLSRLDRAYNRNMIAVAHTKRGEQSAADAAAQDLPLIQAAAARTLDTTADAFKATIEGTFLDNRGDAAEAVRAWAGKHGHRLMNLYGYDELGTIATLGGHELRARLMPARDLDRATVEIRIEGVPRATTQIARRSLLSADLGTIRQLENRVSSLPKLAADVEGRRQDALTHVEQADKALAEPFKHADALKAALTDSARINQLMAEAAKPEEPAQPETPADIDSRMAKMQRLMNADFPAQPGTAAPPAGGTKAQPGTVNQQRQHQTEYER
- a CDS encoding ParA family protein, encoding MKVTAIGNRKGGVGKTSVTLGLATGLRLIGKKVLVIDLDPQANVTDALEGAGEFDIFDVLYGGEAGTLGQAITTTSWAGIDLIPSSESLARLESESIMTPEMRLKAAAWGAEELEEYDHVLIDLPPALGRLTLNGLIWADRVVVVTEPAAFSVKGVTEFLETVKKVQSLPHLNPALEFIGIIINKTSSPLTGEHAFQIGELEAEYGSDVMDPHLPLRTAMQDSISSRAPLTKINSRGAAIMTEKFVAHARYLDGEK